Part of the Thermus neutrinimicus genome is shown below.
GTGTACCCGTCCTTCTCCGGGGTCCGCCGCTGGACCACAGGGCAGGGCCCAGCCAGGATCACGGTGACGGGAATGGCCCGGTCCTCCCGGTAAATCCGGGTCATGCCCACCTTCATGCCCAGGATGCCCTTCATTTGCCACCCCCCACGGTCTTGATCTCGATCTCCACCCCGGTGGGCAGGTCTAAGGACATGAGGCTCTCGATGGTCTTACGGTTGGGGTTGAGGATGTCCACCAGGCGGTGGTGGGTGCGGAGCTCAAAGTGCTCCCGGGAGTCCTTGTGCTTGAAAGGACCCCGGATCACGGTGAAGCGCCGCACCCGGGTGGGCAGGGGCACGGGACCCGAGACCTGGGCCCCGGAACGCCGGGCGGCCTCCACGATCTTCTGGGCCGA
Proteins encoded:
- the rpsJ gene encoding 30S ribosomal protein S10, producing the protein MPKIRIKLRGFDHKTLDASAQKIVEAARRSGAQVSGPVPLPTRVRRFTVIRGPFKHKDSREHFELRTHHRLVDILNPNRKTIESLMSLDLPTGVEIEIKTVGGGK